In Argiope bruennichi chromosome X1, qqArgBrue1.1, whole genome shotgun sequence, a single window of DNA contains:
- the LOC129958106 gene encoding mediator of RNA polymerase II transcription subunit 21-like, translated as MADRITQLQDAVNAQAENICNSIGILQQTATPSIFPEFERAGPKPAPPSEDLCQNFATLITRTAKEIDILIDSLPNEESYPELQEASIKSLTADNNEAAQALEEAVVKGEQLLEQVRNVLRVIAESEQEMQKINSFPSKRSEPVVKEEPEDAE; from the coding sequence ATGGCTGATCGCATAACTCAACTACAAGATGCCGTGAATGCCCAAGCCGAAAATATATGCAACAGCATTGGAATATTGCAGCAAACTGCTACACCTAGCATATTTCCGGAGTTTGAAAGAGCCGGTCCTAAACCTGCTCCGCCATCTGAAGATTTATGTCAGAATTTTGCTACTTTGATAACCAGAACGGccaaagaaattgatattttaattgatagCTTGCCAAATGAAGAATCGTATCCAGAACTTCAAGAGGCCAGCATAAAATCTTTGACTGCTGATAACAATGAGGCTGCCCAGGCATTGGAAGAAGCGGTTGTCAAAGGAGAACAATTGCTTGAGCAAGTTCGCAACGTCCTGAGAGTCATCGCAGAATCCGAGCAAGAAATGCAGAAAATTAATAGTTTCCCCAGCAAACGAAGTGAACCTGTGGTCAAAGAAGAGCCTGAAGATGctgagtaa